CAGCGAAGGGGTGCCGGGGTGAGCCACCGCGTGGTGTACCGCTCGTGGATGAGCGACAGCCTGCGTTGGGACGCGTGTCAGTTGAGGGAGGGCGACATCGTCATCTCCGCGCCGTCGAAGTGCGGCGTGACCTGGACCCAGCGCCTGGTGTCTCTGCTCGTCTTCGACGGGCCGGACTTGCCGGGGCCACTGTCGACGGTGTCGCCGTGGCTCGACGCGAACATGCGGCCGATCGAGGAGGTCGTCGCCACGCTTAACGCGCAGGATCACCGCCGGTTCATCAAGACCCACACGCCACTGGACGGCCTGCTGCTCGACGATCGCGTCACCTACATAGGCGTGGGACGTGATCCGCGCGATGCCGCGATGTCGGAGCTGCACCAATGGGACAACATGAACCTGGACCGGATGCGGAGCCTGCACGCCGCCTTTGCCGAGGTTCCCCCCCGCCGCAGCCTGGCCGGCGCGTTCCGGGACTGGATGGAGGGGCCGGCGATGCCGCCTCAGGGATTCCTGCCACCCGCCAGGCCGATGGGCTCGCTCGCCAACATCCTCCACCACTTCGGCACGTTCTGGGACCGACGCCACCTGCCCAACGTGGCCATGTTCCACTTCGGCGACTACCAGCGCGACCTCACGGGCGAGCTGGTCCGCCTGGCCGCGGCGCTCGGCTTTGCCATCGGTCACGATCGCGCCGCGGAGCTGGCGCAGCACGCCACGCTGGGCGCAATGCGGGCTCGCGCAACCGAATTCGCCCCCAATTCCACCGAAGGCATCTGGCGCAGCGATGAGCGCTTCTTCCGGGGCGGTGGCCACGGAGAATGGCGCGAATGTTTCACCGACGCCGTCTACCGGCGCTACTACGATCGCATCAACCGGCTGGCCCCGCCGGATCTCCTCGCCTGGGCGCACGAGGGTCGCCAGGGCCGTGACCCCGCCGACTAACGCCGTTGCGCGCGGACGTACCAGAACGCCATCTCGACCTCCGTGCCGTCGAGTTTCCGGCGCACCGAAATCGATGCCTGTCATGCTCGCCAGCTTAGGCCGCGTGAAGTTCGGCGAGCGCGACGCCGATCCTGGTCTCGACATCACTGACGTATATCTCGAACGGCCCGGGTAATGGCGGCGCCGTGGAGTGGTAGCACATACCGGTGGGTGTCGTGAATTCGGCTGTGTGCCGTCCGCTTTCGTCTGTGGCGGTGCTGACGCGCCAGCCGGGTGACTCCTTGACGTAGTTGCATCGCTCGCACGATCCAAGCCCGTTTGCCGCGGTCGTCGGACCGCCGCGATGATGCGGCTTGGCGTGGTCACGGTGGCGGATTGGGGCGTCGCAGTAGGGGGTGCGACAGCCCTGATCACGCAACCCGATGAATGCCGCCAGGCCCTTCGGGAAGCGGCGCGTCCGCGACTCCATAGCCACCAAGGCGCCCGAGCGCGGATGACGGTAGAGCCGGCGCAGCGTGGCCCGCGACCGGGCATCGGCGACCGCGTCGCTCACCAGGTTGCGGGCCACGGCGGCCGGGATCGGGCCATACCCGTCGACCACAGCGGTCGCGTCGCTGCCACCCAGCAGCGTTTCGTCGGAGAGGACCAGGTTGACCGCCACCGGTTGAGCGACATCGGCTGGCCGGCCGGTAACGCGTTCGATCAACGTGTCGGCCATCACCTGGCCACGTGTGCGGCCATCGAACGTGGCGTCGGCGGCCCGCTTGAGGGCCGCGTACACCGACACACCTTGGGCCATCGGAAGTAGCGCCGTCACCCAGGTCATCGTGTCGGGGGCCGGCCGAATTGTGACCGTGCGTTCGGATTCGGCCTTCGCGGCCCGGTCGACCACGGCCTGGGCGTTGAGCCGGTAGGCGATTGCCCGGGCCGCCGCGGCGATCCGCGCGTCACCCATCCCGGCCAGCTTCGACCCGTCGGCGCATAGCTCGGCGTCCAGCGCGCGGCGATCGTCGACGTCCAAGCAAGCCGACTCCCGGACGATCAGCGTCGCCCGCCATTCCGACAACCGCCCAACTTCGAGCGCGGCAAGCGTGTGCGGCATCTCGTATACCAGCGCCTTCGCGAATCCGAGATGCCTGCCGCCTCGAGCCGGGGAATCTTGCCGCGCCAGTGCGATCTCACTGGCCAGCCCACGGCCGCGCTGGGCCGCAGGCACTCCGGCGTTGGCCTCATTGGAGCGACGCCGCGCATCCAGCGCCACAGCGGCGCGCGCCTGACCTGCGGCGGCGGCCGATTTCACCCGCTCCAGCTCGGCGATCCGCGCAACCAGGGCCGCCTCGTCGTCGTGGGAATCGACGGCCGCAAGCCCACCTATATCGAACATGTGTTCGACTATAGCACGTCTTTCCGACACGGCGACCGCACTGCCAGCCCGGCGGCGAGCAAGTGCTACGCTGCCGGGCAACCGACATCCTTTAACGACCCGTCCCGAGAGGCGGAGAAGGAGGTCCGTCAACAAAGCATGTCTCGCATGGGTGCTGCCACCGGCAGGGAGTTGATGTCCGCGGCCGACGTCAGCCGCACCATTTCTCGCATTGCGCACCAGATCATCGAGAAGACCGCGCTGGACGGGCCGGATGCGCCGCGGGTCGTGCTGCTGGGCATTCCGACGCGCGGCGTGACCCTGGCGAATCGCCTGGCAACCAATATCGGCGAATACAGCGGCATCCAGGTCGGCCATGGCGCGCTGGACATCACCCTGTACCGCGACGATCTGATGATCAAGCCGCCGCGGCCCCTGGAGACGACCTCGATCCCGGTCGGCGGGATCGACGACGCGCTGGTGATCCTCGTCGACGACGTGCTGTACTCCGGGCGGTCGGTGCGCTCGGCCCTGGACGCGCTGCGCGACGTGGGCCGGCCGCGGGCCGTGCAATTGGCGGTCCTGGTCGACCGCGGCCACCGGGAACTGCCATTGCGCGCCGACTATGTAGGCAAGAACGTGCCGACCTCGCGCAGCGAGAGCGTGCAGGTGCGGCTGCGCGAGCACGACGGCCGCGACGGCGTGGTGATCTCCCGATGACGCGGCATCTGCTGGCTGCCGGCGATTTGAGCCGCGACGACGCAACCGCCATCCTCGACGACGCCGACCGCTTCGCGCAGGCGTTGGTGGGTCGCGAGATCAAGAAACTGCCGACGCTGCGCGGTCGCACCGTCGTCACGATGTTCTACGAGAACTCCACCCGCACCCGGGTGTCGTTCGAGGTGGCCGGCAAGTGGATGAGCGCCGACGTCGTCAACGTCAGCGCCGCCGGATCGTCGGTCGGCAAAGGAGAGTCGCTGCGCGATACCGCGCTGACGCTGCGCGCGGCGGGCGCTGACGCGCTGATCATCCGGCATCCCGCGTCCGGGGCCGCGCACCTGCTCGCCGAATGGACGTGTGTGAAAGACCACGGCCCGTCGGTGATCAACGCCGGTGACGGCACCCATGAGCACCCGACCCAGGCGCTGCTGGACGCGCTGACCATCCGGCAACGGCTCGGCGGCATCGAAGGCCGGCGCATCGTCATCGTCGGCGACATCCTGCACAGCCGCGTCGCGCGCTCCAACGTCATGCTGCTGGACACCCTGGGTGCCGAGGTGGTGCTGGTGGCGCCGCCGACACTGCTGCCGGTCGGGGTGGCCCGCTGGCCGGCCACCGTCTCCTACGACCTCGACGCCGAATTGCCCGCCGCCGACGCTGTGCTGATGCTGCGGGTGCAGGCCGAGCGGATGAACGGTGGGTTCTTCCCGTCGGTGCGCGAGTACTCAGTTCGTTACGGGCTTTCCGATCGGCGTCAGGCGATGCTTCCCGGCCATGCCGTGGTGCTGCACCCAGGTCCGATGGTGCGCGGCATGGAGATCGCATCCTCGGTCGCCGACTCGTCGCAATCTGCTGTGCTACAACAGGTTTCCAACGGCGTCCATGTGCGCATGGCGGTGTTGTTCCATGTGCTCATCGGCGCTGAAGAGGTTGCGGCATGACGGTGTTGATCCGCGGTGTGCGGTTGTACGGCGAGGGGGAGCGGGTCGACGTGCTCGTCGACAGTCCCGGCTATGAGGGCCAGATCGCCAACATTGGCCCCGCGCTCGCCATCCCCGACACTGCCGACGTGATCGACGCCACCGGACACGTGCTGCTGCCGGGGTTCGTCGACCTGCACGCCCACCTGCGCGAACCCGGCCGCGAATACGCCGAGGACATCGAAACAGGTTCGGCGGCAGCGGCTTTGGGCGGCTACACTGCGGTGTTCGCGATGCCCAACACCAACCCGGTGGCCGACAGCCCGGTGGTCACCGACCACGTCTGGCACCGCGGCCAGCAGGTCGGCCTGGTCGACGTGCACCCGGTCGGCGCGGTCACCGTCGGACTGGCCGGAACCGAGCTCACCGAGATGGGCATGATGAACGCCGGCGCCGCCCAGGTGCGCATGTTCTCCGACGACGGCGTCTGCGTGCACGACCCGTTGGTGATGCGCCGCGCCCTGGAATACGCCACCGGACTGGGGGTGCTGATCGCCCAGCACGCCGAGGAGCCCAGGCTGACCGTCGGGGCCGTCGCGCACGAGGGGCCCACGGCCGCCAGGCTGGGGCTCGCGGGATGGCCAAGGGCCGCCGAGGAATCGATCGTCGCCCGTGACGCGCTGCTCGCCCGCGATGCCGGCGCCCGGGTGCATATCTGCCACGCGTCGGCCGCGGGCACCGTCGAGATCCTGAAATGGGCTAAGGGGCAAGGTATTTCGATTACCGCCGAGGTCACCCCGCACCACCTGCTGCTCGACGACAGCCGGCTGGTCGGCTATGACGGGGTGAACCGGGTCAACCCGCCGCTACGCGAGGCCGCCGACGCGATTGCGCTGCGGCAAGCGCTGGCCGAAGGGATCATCGACTGTGTGGCCACCGATCACGCCCCGCACGCCGAACACGAAAAATGCGTCGAATTCTGTGCGGCGCGCCCCGGCATGCTGGGGTTGCAGACCGCGTTGTCGGTGGTGGTGCAGACGATGGTGGTGCCGGGCCTGTTGACCTGGCGCGATGTCGCCCGGGTGATGAGCGAAAACCCGGCGCGCATCGTGGGATTGCCCGATCATGGCCGGCCGCTGGACGTGGGGGAGCCGGCCAACCTGGCGGTGGTGGACCCCGACGCCACCTGGACGGTCGCCGGGACCGAATTGGCGAGCCGGTCGGCCAACACCCCGTACGAGTCGATGACCCTGCCCGCCACCGTGACCGCGACCCTGCTGCGCGGGAAGGTCACCGCACGGGATGGGAAGTGCCCGGCATGAACTCCGGCACGCTGGTGGGATCGCTGATCTACGCGGCGGCGCTGGTGGCGGTGATCGC
This is a stretch of genomic DNA from Mycobacterium lacus. It encodes these proteins:
- a CDS encoding sulfotransferase domain-containing protein; its protein translation is MSDSLRWDACQLREGDIVISAPSKCGVTWTQRLVSLLVFDGPDLPGPLSTVSPWLDANMRPIEEVVATLNAQDHRRFIKTHTPLDGLLLDDRVTYIGVGRDPRDAAMSELHQWDNMNLDRMRSLHAAFAEVPPRRSLAGAFRDWMEGPAMPPQGFLPPARPMGSLANILHHFGTFWDRRHLPNVAMFHFGDYQRDLTGELVRLAAALGFAIGHDRAAELAQHATLGAMRARATEFAPNSTEGIWRSDERFFRGGGHGEWRECFTDAVYRRYYDRINRLAPPDLLAWAHEGRQGRDPAD
- a CDS encoding HNH endonuclease, with amino-acid sequence MFDIGGLAAVDSHDDEAALVARIAELERVKSAAAAGQARAAVALDARRRSNEANAGVPAAQRGRGLASEIALARQDSPARGGRHLGFAKALVYEMPHTLAALEVGRLSEWRATLIVRESACLDVDDRRALDAELCADGSKLAGMGDARIAAAARAIAYRLNAQAVVDRAAKAESERTVTIRPAPDTMTWVTALLPMAQGVSVYAALKRAADATFDGRTRGQVMADTLIERVTGRPADVAQPVAVNLVLSDETLLGGSDATAVVDGYGPIPAAVARNLVSDAVADARSRATLRRLYRHPRSGALVAMESRTRRFPKGLAAFIGLRDQGCRTPYCDAPIRHRDHAKPHHRGGPTTAANGLGSCERCNYVKESPGWRVSTATDESGRHTAEFTTPTGMCYHSTAPPLPGPFEIYVSDVETRIGVALAELHAA
- the pyrR gene encoding bifunctional pyr operon transcriptional regulator/uracil phosphoribosyltransferase PyrR, encoding MSRMGAATGRELMSAADVSRTISRIAHQIIEKTALDGPDAPRVVLLGIPTRGVTLANRLATNIGEYSGIQVGHGALDITLYRDDLMIKPPRPLETTSIPVGGIDDALVILVDDVLYSGRSVRSALDALRDVGRPRAVQLAVLVDRGHRELPLRADYVGKNVPTSRSESVQVRLREHDGRDGVVISR
- a CDS encoding aspartate carbamoyltransferase catalytic subunit, which gives rise to MTRHLLAAGDLSRDDATAILDDADRFAQALVGREIKKLPTLRGRTVVTMFYENSTRTRVSFEVAGKWMSADVVNVSAAGSSVGKGESLRDTALTLRAAGADALIIRHPASGAAHLLAEWTCVKDHGPSVINAGDGTHEHPTQALLDALTIRQRLGGIEGRRIVIVGDILHSRVARSNVMLLDTLGAEVVLVAPPTLLPVGVARWPATVSYDLDAELPAADAVLMLRVQAERMNGGFFPSVREYSVRYGLSDRRQAMLPGHAVVLHPGPMVRGMEIASSVADSSQSAVLQQVSNGVHVRMAVLFHVLIGAEEVAA
- a CDS encoding dihydroorotase, which codes for MTVLIRGVRLYGEGERVDVLVDSPGYEGQIANIGPALAIPDTADVIDATGHVLLPGFVDLHAHLREPGREYAEDIETGSAAAALGGYTAVFAMPNTNPVADSPVVTDHVWHRGQQVGLVDVHPVGAVTVGLAGTELTEMGMMNAGAAQVRMFSDDGVCVHDPLVMRRALEYATGLGVLIAQHAEEPRLTVGAVAHEGPTAARLGLAGWPRAAEESIVARDALLARDAGARVHICHASAAGTVEILKWAKGQGISITAEVTPHHLLLDDSRLVGYDGVNRVNPPLREAADAIALRQALAEGIIDCVATDHAPHAEHEKCVEFCAARPGMLGLQTALSVVVQTMVVPGLLTWRDVARVMSENPARIVGLPDHGRPLDVGEPANLAVVDPDATWTVAGTELASRSANTPYESMTLPATVTATLLRGKVTARDGKCPA